The following DNA comes from Anastrepha obliqua isolate idAnaObli1 chromosome 1, idAnaObli1_1.0, whole genome shotgun sequence.
tccacgtcgcagttaccacttcggaattttgaaaaccgcttttgcgcagtccttattCTAACgctatcctctccgtgaacagtgtttatttctttaaaaaaatacaaaatatgcctcttatacgcgttcgaatattccattttattttttaacaacacgtgcttctatccgcgattacaatcactttttgaatgcacaatatatcaaagaaaatataaatagttccgttatattccgcgaataattttttgcatgcaaaaatcgtacaaaagtgaaattatgggtaaaatacccacgaacttatggactgacctgaacTGACCTGACACACTTATGGATATTATCGaccgtcaaccgtgacgactctattcttcgcgctcgagcgctgggagaggttgtattttcatgtattcacactttagacgcgtttttctcaaaactatattcttcgatttgtcgtaaattttttttttaaattgaacgtACTGATCTctctcaaattttgcacacatctgtTATGTGATATTATCATACTTTCTATGTGagtttacaagttttcgaaaaaatatttttttcgaagcaaaaatagtacgAAAATTGGCcccaaatttcatatttttttttttttgaagcattttattccgtgattttatttcatttttttttaattcgtatagaaattatgacattaataaacaaaaaaaatgtttggttttttctattcaggtcactgacgccgatgccacaatacccgccgattgagaagccccgctgcgacctttctggaagaattgagtgtacttccaccattttaaatgattaaaataaaaaataaaaattatttcattttaatgtataaataaactgtatggcaattttgaaaaaaatatattgacttcttcattttaaataattttaatgaaaatcagggaaattatggccgtttacaggtatctgtccccttagtgcttttaaaagagtaacaaaccaagtttttaaataaaaaacttaaatactaaaaacatCCTGCGGCGTTGTTCGAATTTTCATGTAGTCATGAaagagttaataaaaaaataccaggtTTTAACGAGGCAATCAAATTTGGTCGAAATATTTCACCCCTACTTCGTTATGTGCCACACAACAAGGAGAATTTCTAACTGTTTGCAGTCGTAAAAAGTAGCCACACTGGGagttcgtatgtatgtacttgtatgtgcaCGACGTATAtacattaaatatatgtatgtgtgtatgtatgtatgtatacaagaaTCCTCACTAGGTTAGGATGGTAAATGGCAAATGATTGGTATTGGCGCTGTGCTaggcattcattttatgtggCAGCAACAAGCAATAAGCAGCGGTGCACGAATCTGCTGTCGCTGCCcacatacactcacacaaaGGACcaacatttctatttttttttttttttctattgaactGTGTACTTCTTCAGCTCGCTCTGTTGGTCGTTGACGTGTTAATTAAAATCTGAAGTGATACGAAATTGCAGCACACCTGTGTAAAGCCAGCAGGATGGAATGGGAAAATATGCTTAATACGGCACGCGGCACATCGCTCTAAAACATGTTTCCTCTAttggcactgcatttttcgtagtAAAAACCAAAACGGCATGAGCAAGTGGGTGAATTTGGTACAAAAGAGTTTGTATGGCAAAATTTTATAGCAACCATAAATCGAGTTATGCAATTCGCTTGCGTTCAGCCATTATCCAACtgatacgcacacacacacacacactgacTCTCAGTCAAATACACCGCTTTCCGATAGAGACATTCAAGTGGATGTCAACAAATAGTTGAATTGTTCGCCTCATCGCAAGTTTATTGAACGCTGTCATCTTGATCATTACCAGCAGCACCTCGACAGAGAGAATGCAGCATCGtcacgcacgcacacacgcgcacacgcttcataaaaatattgcggCAAAGTGCTGTAATATTCTCATAAATTCTTCGAAACTCAGCACCACTACTGGACGGCGGCAAATATTATCGCCCTAAGCGGCATTTCCCAGCGAACGTAAGTTACGAAAATCGAAATGGATTTTGCAGAGTATATTTTCGTAATACCAGGCGCACTATTTTGAGTGAATACTTGCTAGTTGAGTCGCACGAATTATTCGAGGTCGCCATATTGTAAATTATgtggaaataaataattgcagtTTTCTCTCAACaaatgttaagtttttttaagaagTATAGATAATTTTAATTCCTGATGCATTCGACATTATTTTGAATCTTACAACACTTCCTTAAAAACAATGTTCGATGTCATAAAATGAGgatcattttttttggttataatTTTCTTCATACGAACAGaaatcatgattcaattattaaagacataatggaaagaataatgagatggcgcctgtcgtggtcccgttactttgctctcagcgaatttgacaacgagttacatGATTTTaccaccagtatggccagattaccattttcgtaacttgatttagaatttttttttgttatttagtctcggagttttagttccttcttcatgacatttttctagcctgttataattaaaatgtaatgtttataattttgtaaaatataatttttttttttaattagttcaataattcacttagttttatttagctttactttttttaacatctggtggcattgctcgcgattgcaggtgttgttggtgttcttctgctttcggcagtcaaatctctctctcgctactgcattGTTgactagctttggatataaaaacgcactaaaatgcccatttaaagaaaataaaacacaaaattttattgaatcacttaaagaactttgtatgcgtgacaaattgtcttcaaaatgtgcgtttttttaaataaatgtgtcatgcttatgtacaatttaatttatgaggtttttttgttaagcgagactcttttgttaagggaacgacttatttgctatatttgaggttatgtaactagatcaggtactctttttataaaaatatcattacggtttctttagtattttctggtgttttgtggcttatttttactatgaatacacctcttgatgccttatgccccactaaggattgatggccggaagaaacgactacacctctatggttttaatcggcattcagtaaattcaaacgccttttaaaacgtgtaaaaagttttcaatcttaagaacaGTTGAGAGacggacatttaatattcttcaataaccttaaaaggagcaaaaaattaaattcacactttcaaaatatcaaattttataaaaaccaactaattttcattagcactaaaatcttctcagagtggccttttttaaccttcttttgtataataatacagtttttttttaacctaaagttttgCTAGctttaaattgaaagaaaaagaaacaaacacgaaacttcaaaattttcgcattttcggtataaaaaagcaccaaatttattgcgaagagcaaatggttggcaacactgcacaactcggaaaaacgtgacgtcacgcactctctgatgggcacaATCATCTTTCTATCATCCTtgtattaaaggtttgctcaccagtgacattcgatttttgacactccttaaagtggaaaatattaaatcttttttggtaaaaatggtagcaaaaaagtattttcttactcaaatggaaacaaactgcgaacggaattgatatttgaatgtaaataatggtaCAAATAGGAGTTATTAGCGGAAATCGCCTATTGCCtgtctaatattaaaacaagaaattatttcacttaatccaagactttattttgtaaattattttttaaatttaaaaccgattgCGAACTTgcgaagtttcgccaatatgaaactattttgttaaaaataaataaataattggcacgttcaattctgttaggtgtttggccgaacacCTATTTGTAgggcgcgtcttgatgttgttacacaaatggaaggactacagttttatgtcgatTTTTCATGCTgctttatgcttttttttttttgttttttaaggaggttaaaatcaaaCTGTCAGAAACattatcaaaggtgccgtcgcaCCAGTGGGGCAtgtgtggggcatgctcccttTAACACTATAACCACCCTCCTTATCGGAAGAGTTCCACCCTGGGACCGTGGTAATATTTcgtcaaggtggagccgcgtttatgtctattgacacaacaggtgcctgcgtccaggttcctcttaCATGGATATATGGAGGTTATATGCTATCGATAGTATCCATTACTTCCATTTCATAAATGGTTCTACAGCACTGAATATCAGAAAAGGTGTCGTAAGTATTAGCGACACATCGTAGTCTGATACCGTCTTGAGCACTAAGCTCAGGCGTCTGTtatttgtcgtcagttcgtaggCAGTCTACCTCCAGTCAATAGCTGCTGCTGAATTTTTCGCTGCATGTTGCGTTGCTACTCTGCGCAttgaagatataaccctattattgttgcaaaatttgttgctgTATTCCAGCAAGTATTTGATGCGATCATCTTGGTGATTAGATTTTCCGGGCACAGCTGACCACCCAGAAGTGCTTCAAGCGTTAGGCGCTTCTCTCTCAAACGATCGCAGTGGAAGAATACATACGTGTTCCGCACTTTCTATCGCGTTGTTGCAGTTTGGGCAGAACGGGGTGTCCTCCGGAATAAATCGATGGAGGTACTCCAAAAAACAACCGTGGCCACTCAGTATTTAAATGAGACGTCTCCGTGTTTCCTGGTCACCCATTAgctaatatttgaaataagccTATGAGTCCAACGTCCATTCGTTGACGAATCCCATCTGCTTCGCTATTCTTCTATCGAATGCAGTCTCTCTTCagctttttcttctaatgacgGCCTAGCCCGTCGCCTGCCATAGAGACGGCTTAATTCCTTTGCCTGAATGTCGGCTGTTAGTTTTCCCGCAATAACCCCTATTGCGTCTCTCGAGACCGTTCATGggaaggtgggctcattggaaacaagtttcgccaatcccaacttttttataatgagttATGCAATGTTATCGATCGCAtcgggactatccaattattctccctgtcATAACTCTACgctagctctttgcaaaacatgagTTCCGTTTAAATCAgcacatcataagaaataaagctttgtaaattctccactcGTCGATCTTGGATTAcgtcgcagtgctcggctcaaacgcatcaattgtcgtcggtagacatcccccgtaatcgtttcattcggtttcagtagctcataatacacaacacccagctggtcccaccagatacacagcataaccttcaggccatgaatattctgcgccgacgtcgatgttgaagcatggccagggtatccatacgttgcccgacgttttggattgtcgtaatggacccacttttcatcgccagtcacaattcgatgcaaaaaaccctttcttttgtgccgttgaagcagttgttcgcatgccataaaacggcgttcaacgtctcttggcttcaattcatacggcacccaatggcccacctttcggatcattcccatggcttttaaacgtttggaaatggttgattgatcaactcccaaagtttttgcaacctcttcttgcgtttgagccggatcttgatcgagcaattcctccaattcggtatccatgaactttggcggcgcaccctcgcgttcttcgtcttccaagccaaaatcaccacttttaaccCTCTAGTGCATATAACCGCCTACAGGCGGGCAAcacttaaaagcaaaaaaaaaataaactaaaaacacaaagtggttttttgtttgtcatGCAGCTTACACGATTCATATTCTTCAGTTTACCCTTGATCGTAAAAGCTGCATGTGctcatattacaaaaattttgcaagTGGAATTAAAAGAAGTGATCAAATAaccgaaaaaagtatttttttgagaaGGTGTTTTTGTGAGACTTCCTAAGAAGTGCCCTATTGGaatattgagttaaaaaaatatttggtaagtAGATTGAGAAGTGTAGAGTGAGATAAAGTGctctccaagtttttttttatgtacattgTGCCACTGTGTGCTTCACGCTGCAACCGTCTACAGGAGGCCGTATGCAGTgcgttcaaaaaaaatgttcagttaTTTTGAACTTCAAGTTCACATATTAtgctgatttatattttttatcactaGAAAAATGTCGCGGTGGGGACGCAAACGCAAATACGACTTGTCGAAGATGTCAGATGAGGAGTTCAACGACTTTATGGACTTTTGCGAAAACAGTGATGAGGAAATTGAAGGCGATGATTTCGATAGTGACAACGACGTGAATGACCCAGATTTTGTGGTCCCCAATCAAAATGATTCCTTTCTACAAGAAACAGCAAACAACATTTCTGTATCTGATCTTTCTCTTTCCCGCGGAATTTATTCGCTTGGAACTTTTCGAGTCAACCGTGTGAAAAACTGTAAACTATCTGCCGATGAACAGCTAGTGgtgaaaaaagctcctcgtgGTTATTTGGAGGATTTCGTTGCCACCGCATTTGGAGTAGATATTTCTACAGTTGTTTGGAAGGACAGCAAACCAGTTCGTTTAGCGTCAACGTATGCAGGTGTGCAGCCATTTAACTCGAATAATCCGAGCGACCGAAACACATTGTCCCGTCGCTATAACCGCAATAGAAAACAGTATGAATATGTGAGCTGTCCAAACATTGTCAAAGAATACAACCGGCACATGGGCGGAGTGGACTTGATGGGCAGTCTAATTGGTCACTACAAAATTCGCATGAAGACTCGTAAATGGCCATCTCGTATATTTCACCATGTTATCGACTTGGCAATAGTGAATGCTTTCGTTTTATACCATCGTATCAATCGTGAAAAATGTCAGCGTGTCGAGCTTCCACGATTTCGGGAAGAAATCGCTGAAACTCTCCTGCTCATAtcggaaacgaaaaaatttcGTCGCAACACTACTGCAGAAAAACAAGCCGAAGAAGTACCAAATGGAAGCAAGTTACTGTACCTACCACCACCCAATATAAGGTATGATTGTCTC
Coding sequences within:
- the LOC129237398 gene encoding piggyBac transposable element-derived protein 3-like gives rise to the protein MSRWGRKRKYDLSKMSDEEFNDFMDFCENSDEEIEGDDFDSDNDVNDPDFVVPNQNDSFLQETANNISVSDLSLSRGIYSLGTFRVNRVKNCKLSADEQLVVKKAPRGYLEDFVATAFGVDISTVVWKDSKPVRLASTYAGVQPFNSNNPSDRNTLSRRYNRNRKQYEYVSCPNIVKEYNRHMGGVDLMGSLIGHYKIRMKTRKWPSRIFHHVIDLAIVNAFVLYHRINREKCQRVELPRFREEIAETLLLISETKKFRRNTTAEKQAEEVPNGSKLLYLPPPNIRYDCLNHWPNFCDKSSKLQCRNTPCKSETQVYCEKCNIPLCMSVKKSCFKEFHAE